A region of the Anaeromusa acidaminophila DSM 3853 genome:
AGGTGGCGGAAGGCGTCAAGGCCATGAAAAACAAGCATCAAGAAGAAGAAGCGTTGCGTAAAAGCGTGACCGAGGCCATGCCGTTTATTCAGATGTCTTTTGTGTACGACCTCATTTCCGGGCAAGTAGAGGAGCTGGCTCATTATCGGGAACGGGCTAAGTTTTTGGGCTTGGCTGTGGACCCTGGCGTGGCGCTGGTTATTGATATTGATAATTTCCGCAAGTTGACTTTGCAGGCCTCGGAACTAGAAAAACAGGGAATGAAGCAGCGATTGCATCAGAGTATCTGCCGCGCCGTAAGAGCGCGCAGCGGCGTGGGCAAGGCGGCGCTGGTGGCGCCTACCGGGAGCGACAATATCGTAGTCTTGTTAGGTTTGGAAAATGCGGAGACTGCGGACAGCGCTAAAGCGGGTGCGCTACGGGAAGCGGAGAGCATTCGCAGCGTGGTAGGCGAGGAGCTGGGGCTTAGCATTACGATTGGCGTGGGCCGATACTATGGGGATCCGAGGGATATTTATCGATCGTATCACGAAGCGATGAGCGCGCTGCGGCAGCGTTTTTATTTGGGCAGCAGCCAGGTGATTCATATTGAAGATGCGCCGCATCTCAGCGAAGGTCCATTTCATTATCCCTTTCATGCAGAACGGGCGGTCTTGGACAAAGTGCGCTGCGGCGACCGCAAGCAAGCCAAGGAAACCTTAAAAAGCCTCTTAAGTGAAATCTTTGCCAAGAAAAGTCGGCTGGAAACCGTCAAGGCGTGTGTGTTGGAGTTGCTGGTGGTGCTGTCGCGGTCCGCAGTGGAAGGCGGCGCCAGTTTAGACAAGCTGACCTTGCTCAACTTTCAGTGCATTCAGCGTTTAAATGAGTGTCATGAGCAAAGCGATATTGAACGCTGGATGATGGAAGCGCTGGATCAATTTTTGGATAATATGCTGGAAAACCGCAACAGCATGAATTTGCGGGTTATGAATAAAGCTTGTGAATATATTGTTGCCAATTGTCACCGCAATCTGCCGTTGGAGGAAGTGGCGCAGACGGTGCATTTAAGTCCCTTTTATTTCAGTCGCTTGTTTAAAAAGGAAAAAGGCTTCAACTTTGCCGATTTTATTACTCGGGTGCGCTTGGATCGGGCTAAGAAGCTTCTGTTGGATCCGGATTACACGGTGGTGCGGATTGCTACGGAAGTGGGATATCAAGACGCTAGTTATTTTTGCCGTGTTTTCCGGCAAGCCATGGGGATGACGCCGAACCAGTACCGGCAGGAGTTGCGGGGCGAAAAAACAAAAGTCTAAAAAGCTTACGGCAAAATCGCATAGTGAATCTGTCATAAAAAAAGATTGCCTTCGGGCAGTCTTTTTTTGCTTTTATATTAAAAAAATTCGGAAAGATCAGCAAGATCTTATCATCTCAAAAAAAGAGGAGTGTATTTTTG
Encoded here:
- a CDS encoding response regulator, which produces MYTLLIADDEQLERQALRFIIEKNYPQVQIVGEAGDGASAVRLAMEERPDIVLMDIRMPEINGLEAAKSIRVLLPDTRIVMLTAFDEFSYAKQALSMGAVEYLLKPVRPEELTETLRKVAEGVKAMKNKHQEEEALRKSVTEAMPFIQMSFVYDLISGQVEELAHYRERAKFLGLAVDPGVALVIDIDNFRKLTLQASELEKQGMKQRLHQSICRAVRARSGVGKAALVAPTGSDNIVVLLGLENAETADSAKAGALREAESIRSVVGEELGLSITIGVGRYYGDPRDIYRSYHEAMSALRQRFYLGSSQVIHIEDAPHLSEGPFHYPFHAERAVLDKVRCGDRKQAKETLKSLLSEIFAKKSRLETVKACVLELLVVLSRSAVEGGASLDKLTLLNFQCIQRLNECHEQSDIERWMMEALDQFLDNMLENRNSMNLRVMNKACEYIVANCHRNLPLEEVAQTVHLSPFYFSRLFKKEKGFNFADFITRVRLDRAKKLLLDPDYTVVRIATEVGYQDASYFCRVFRQAMGMTPNQYRQELRGEKTKV